Proteins encoded by one window of Candidatus Palauibacter australiensis:
- a CDS encoding amidohydrolase family protein, with translation MPEGASLRGAWLRRGILSALAAPLFGLGQTAGQDRDTLSDEVRSHLSVSAPVVALENVLLFDGTGGPARSGQTIVIRGNRIESVGAAGEVEIPSGAERLDLEGHSVMPGMVGLHNHMFYYQSTPRASQMQYSGPRLYLGAGVTTVRTTGSVAPYQDLSLKGAIERGETPGPRLLITAPYVISPGPDERLRDLGMYAIRDEEAARRYVRYWAAEGAEWIKAYTQITREALATIIDEAHRQGMKVTAHLCSVGFREATAMGIDNLEHGLWANSEYDTTREPDRCSPNYQRSIAELDMDDPRVDETISEMVDAGVAMTSTLAVAEQATPLVPDLTERDLEALPDHVVEAEMERRSIFRTTEMPWMIDLFENLLAFELAFVEAGGVLAAGVDPAWGALPGYGDQRNFEILVEAGFDPAVAVRIVSANGARILGLDGEVGTVAPGKLADLIVIEGDIELRPSDIRNVRIVFKDGLGYDPDSLTAAVAGQVGVR, from the coding sequence ATGCCCGAAGGCGCGTCTCTTCGCGGTGCATGGCTTCGTCGCGGAATCCTGTCGGCGCTCGCGGCGCCCCTGTTCGGCCTCGGTCAGACCGCGGGGCAGGACCGCGACACCCTCTCCGATGAGGTCCGGTCCCATCTCAGCGTCTCCGCGCCGGTCGTGGCGCTCGAGAACGTCCTCCTGTTCGACGGCACCGGCGGACCCGCGCGCTCGGGGCAGACCATCGTCATCCGCGGGAACCGGATCGAGAGCGTCGGCGCGGCGGGCGAGGTCGAGATCCCATCGGGAGCGGAGCGGCTGGATCTGGAAGGCCACTCGGTCATGCCGGGGATGGTCGGCCTCCACAACCACATGTTCTACTATCAGTCCACGCCGCGCGCGTCGCAGATGCAGTACTCCGGTCCCCGGCTCTATCTCGGGGCCGGCGTCACCACGGTGCGGACGACGGGAAGCGTCGCCCCGTATCAGGATCTCTCACTCAAGGGCGCCATCGAGCGCGGCGAGACGCCGGGCCCCCGACTCCTCATCACCGCCCCGTACGTCATCAGCCCCGGTCCCGATGAGCGGCTCCGGGATCTCGGCATGTACGCGATCCGCGACGAGGAAGCGGCGCGCCGGTACGTGCGCTACTGGGCCGCGGAGGGGGCGGAGTGGATCAAGGCCTACACGCAGATCACGCGCGAGGCGCTCGCCACGATCATCGACGAGGCGCACCGGCAGGGGATGAAGGTCACGGCGCACCTCTGTTCGGTGGGGTTCCGCGAGGCCACGGCGATGGGGATCGACAACCTCGAGCACGGCCTGTGGGCCAACTCCGAGTACGACACCACGCGTGAACCGGACCGGTGCAGTCCCAACTATCAGCGAAGCATCGCCGAACTGGACATGGACGACCCGCGCGTGGACGAGACGATCTCCGAGATGGTCGATGCGGGGGTCGCCATGACCTCCACGTTGGCCGTCGCCGAGCAGGCCACGCCCCTCGTCCCCGACCTCACGGAGCGCGACCTGGAAGCGCTTCCGGATCACGTCGTGGAGGCGGAGATGGAGCGGCGGTCGATCTTCCGGACGACCGAGATGCCGTGGATGATCGACCTGTTCGAGAACCTGCTCGCGTTCGAACTCGCGTTCGTGGAGGCGGGGGGCGTGCTCGCGGCGGGAGTAGATCCGGCCTGGGGCGCGCTACCCGGCTACGGCGACCAGCGGAACTTCGAGATTCTCGTCGAAGCGGGCTTCGACCCGGCGGTCGCCGTCCGAATCGTGAGCGCGAACGGAGCGCGCATTCTCGGCCTCGACGGCGAAGTGGGGACCGTCGCCCCCGGCAAGCTCGCCGACCTCATCGTGATCGAGGGCGACATCGAACTCCGCCCGTCGGACATCCGCAACGTCCGCATCGTGTTCAAGGACGGCCTCGGCTACGACCCGGACAGCCTGACCGCCGCCGTCGCCGGCCAGGTCGGCGTCCGCTGA
- a CDS encoding amidohydrolase family protein encodes MRAARVLFVLGWIMAVFAPLAAQERWLAIEGGTVFDGTGAVHENATVLVRGDRVERIGPAGQVEIPAGAQRIDANGKFLTPGFIDLHFHYSPGPHASIDGTGTDANPELPLLFLANGVTTLREMGQWIADNEDWLGTVEARELPAPRLLFSGPILDGFNTAYPTISRVLLDETDARMAANELMDRGATSLKVYFRLSLAQVAAVIEEADRRNVPVHGHLEIVDPVAAIRLGLDGIEHTRSLGRSLVSPKRAEEFRQAVLRESIHRGEGGFALWAALDPAGPRADALIDLMLERNVNLDGTLAVFEPEFSEEGREVHWAAMRNMAALTVRYAKAGGPVTMGSHGLVANAPPGLAFQREMETHVEAGMTPAETLISATRMGAEALRLTDRGTLAHGMLADIVLFDASPLEDIANARRVHAVILGGEVLDRDRLLASAGGLVP; translated from the coding sequence GTGCGCGCTGCCAGAGTCCTGTTCGTCCTCGGTTGGATCATGGCCGTCTTCGCTCCCCTCGCCGCGCAGGAACGGTGGCTGGCGATCGAGGGAGGTACGGTGTTCGACGGCACGGGCGCCGTTCACGAGAACGCGACCGTGCTCGTCCGGGGGGACCGGGTCGAGCGCATCGGGCCCGCGGGACAGGTCGAGATCCCGGCCGGGGCCCAGCGCATCGATGCGAACGGCAAGTTCCTCACGCCGGGGTTCATCGACCTCCACTTCCATTACTCCCCGGGCCCGCATGCCTCGATCGACGGGACGGGTACCGACGCGAACCCGGAACTGCCGCTCCTCTTCCTGGCCAACGGCGTCACCACGCTGCGGGAGATGGGGCAGTGGATCGCGGACAACGAGGACTGGCTCGGCACCGTGGAGGCGCGGGAGCTCCCGGCGCCGCGGCTCCTCTTTTCCGGGCCGATCCTCGACGGGTTCAATACGGCCTATCCCACCATCTCGCGCGTCCTGCTGGACGAGACGGACGCCCGGATGGCGGCGAACGAACTGATGGATCGAGGCGCGACGTCGCTGAAGGTGTACTTCCGGCTCTCGCTCGCGCAGGTGGCGGCCGTCATCGAAGAGGCCGACCGCCGCAACGTGCCGGTCCACGGCCATCTCGAGATCGTCGACCCCGTGGCCGCGATCCGGCTGGGGCTGGACGGGATCGAGCACACGAGGTCCCTTGGCCGCTCGCTCGTTTCGCCCAAGCGGGCGGAGGAGTTCCGGCAGGCGGTGCTGCGCGAGAGCATCCACCGGGGCGAGGGAGGATTCGCGCTGTGGGCGGCGCTGGACCCCGCCGGGCCGCGCGCCGACGCGCTCATCGACCTCATGCTCGAACGGAACGTCAACCTCGATGGCACGCTGGCCGTCTTCGAGCCGGAGTTCAGCGAGGAGGGCCGCGAGGTGCACTGGGCGGCGATGCGGAACATGGCCGCATTAACCGTGCGCTACGCGAAGGCCGGCGGCCCCGTCACCATGGGGTCGCACGGCCTGGTCGCGAACGCGCCGCCGGGGCTCGCCTTCCAGCGCGAGATGGAGACCCACGTGGAGGCCGGCATGACGCCGGCGGAGACGCTGATCTCCGCGACGCGGATGGGCGCGGAGGCGTTGCGGCTGACCGACAGGGGTACGCTGGCGCACGGCATGCTGGCCGACATCGTGCTGTTCGACGCCAGTCCGCTCGAGGACATCGCCAACGCCCGCCGCGTACACGCCGTGATTCTCGGCGGGGAGGTGCTCGACCGCGACCGACTACTCGCCTCCGCGGGCGGTCTCGTCCCCTGA
- a CDS encoding type II toxin-antitoxin system VapC family toxin, with product MSGILLDTNVISELTKGTPAPPVVAFLSARNDLWLSALVLHELEFGLRLLPHGRRRDALRGVLSGFIRRYEDRVLPVDEKAAVWAARFRADARERGRMLDLGDALIAGTAKACDFSIATRNVADFDGLEVVVTNPWEFG from the coding sequence ATGAGCGGCATCCTGCTGGACACCAACGTGATCTCGGAGCTGACGAAAGGGACCCCCGCCCCACCCGTGGTCGCGTTCCTGTCCGCACGAAACGACCTATGGCTGTCTGCGCTGGTGTTGCATGAACTGGAGTTCGGCCTGCGCCTCCTGCCTCACGGAAGGCGGCGAGACGCGCTGCGCGGCGTGCTGTCGGGGTTCATCCGCCGCTACGAGGACCGTGTTCTGCCCGTGGACGAGAAAGCCGCCGTGTGGGCCGCACGCTTTCGCGCGGACGCTCGCGAGCGAGGACGTATGCTCGACCTGGGAGATGCGCTGATCGCCGGAACGGCCAAGGCCTGTGACTTTTCGATTGCGACGAGGAACGTGGCGGATTTCGACGGACTTGAGGTCGTCGTCACGAACCCGTGGGAGTTCGGCTGA
- a CDS encoding type II toxin-antitoxin system HipA family toxin — MSRVLDIWWDGRLVGRLTQPRPATLQFAYAEDWLRDGRAPALSASLPRRAEPYPRRECRPFFAGLLPEEIQRDRVARSLGVSPLNDFALLDRLGGDVAGALQLLPPGEAPTDLESDYSPQPLDDAALIEVLDRLPWRPLLAGEAGLRLSLAGAQSKLPVVTVDGQIALPAPGQPTTHILKPAIPDFPHTTENEAFVMRLARAVGLDVASAEPRRVGDRTLLLVARYDRSTGPDGRVRRGHQEDFCQALGIPPEAKYAAEGGPDLKGGFELLRRVALRPAVDVLKLLDATIFNLIVGNADAHGKNFSLLYDAAGPRLAPLYDLVMTAAYPELSPALAMPIGGCAGLAEMDARHWAAFAEETTVGLPLIRRRVAELGESVIRKAHNVAQELVTPGLDAEALSRFRDTVVGRAEQCMASTSAGAGRVSRTPTGS, encoded by the coding sequence GTGAGCCGCGTCCTCGACATCTGGTGGGATGGGCGGCTCGTCGGCCGTTTGACGCAGCCGCGGCCTGCCACCCTCCAGTTCGCGTACGCGGAGGACTGGCTGCGGGACGGCCGGGCCCCGGCACTGTCCGCATCGCTGCCCAGGCGTGCGGAACCATACCCCCGCCGCGAATGCCGCCCGTTCTTCGCCGGCCTCCTGCCGGAAGAGATCCAGCGGGACCGCGTGGCACGATCGCTGGGCGTCTCCCCCCTGAACGACTTCGCCCTTCTGGATCGTCTCGGAGGCGACGTGGCGGGCGCGCTCCAACTCCTGCCGCCCGGAGAAGCGCCGACAGATCTCGAATCCGATTATTCGCCTCAACCGCTCGACGACGCGGCACTGATCGAGGTGCTCGACAGGCTGCCGTGGCGCCCCCTGCTCGCCGGCGAGGCCGGCCTCCGCCTGTCGCTCGCTGGCGCCCAGTCGAAACTGCCCGTCGTCACGGTCGACGGTCAGATCGCTCTTCCGGCGCCGGGGCAGCCCACGACTCACATCCTGAAACCGGCGATCCCCGACTTCCCCCACACGACGGAGAACGAGGCCTTCGTGATGCGGCTCGCGCGGGCGGTGGGCCTGGATGTCGCATCCGCGGAGCCCCGAAGAGTGGGGGACCGAACGCTGCTGTTGGTCGCACGGTATGATCGATCGACGGGACCGGACGGTCGAGTCCGCCGCGGTCACCAGGAGGATTTCTGTCAGGCGCTCGGGATACCGCCCGAAGCAAAATACGCGGCGGAGGGTGGTCCGGATCTTAAGGGTGGCTTCGAGCTCCTGCGGCGGGTGGCCCTCCGCCCCGCCGTCGACGTTCTCAAGCTCCTCGACGCCACGATCTTCAACCTGATCGTCGGCAACGCCGACGCGCACGGGAAGAACTTCTCACTCCTGTATGACGCCGCCGGACCTCGTCTCGCGCCGCTCTACGACCTCGTGATGACGGCCGCCTACCCGGAGCTGTCGCCCGCTCTCGCCATGCCCATCGGGGGGTGTGCAGGGCTTGCCGAGATGGATGCTCGCCACTGGGCGGCCTTTGCCGAAGAAACGACGGTCGGACTCCCGCTCATCCGGAGGCGGGTTGCCGAACTCGGGGAGTCGGTGATCCGGAAGGCACACAACGTGGCGCAGGAGCTAGTGACTCCGGGGCTGGATGCAGAAGCGCTCTCGCGATTCCGCGACACCGTCGTGGGCCGGGCCGAGCAATGCATGGCATCGACCTCCGCCGGAGCCGGCCGGGTCAGCCGAACTCCCACGGGTTCGTGA
- a CDS encoding helix-turn-helix transcriptional regulator produces MRKRTVTPSDIGEIVRTARKHAELRQHELAGVAGVGLRFIVDLEAGKPTAQIGKVLQVLAALGCSVEIVPPPRGDATAPASVRDT; encoded by the coding sequence ATGAGAAAACGAACCGTCACGCCTTCCGATATCGGCGAAATCGTCCGTACCGCGCGCAAGCACGCGGAACTGCGCCAGCATGAGCTTGCGGGTGTCGCGGGAGTGGGTCTGCGCTTCATCGTAGATCTTGAAGCGGGAAAACCGACCGCGCAGATCGGAAAGGTCCTTCAGGTGCTGGCGGCGCTCGGCTGTTCCGTCGAGATCGTTCCCCCACCCAGAGGCGACGCGACCGCACCCGCCAGCGTTCGCGACACGTGA
- a CDS encoding cupin domain-containing protein, which produces MSVRHVSEFGLTPVTAGSGTETQVLIGPDQGPNFALRRFVMQPGGGMPRHTNIVEHEQYVLRGRARVTIGDEVHDVKSGDVVYIPAGTPHSYDAVGDEPFEFLCAVPNQPDRIELVDC; this is translated from the coding sequence GTGAGCGTTCGACATGTCTCGGAGTTCGGGCTGACGCCGGTCACCGCCGGATCGGGCACGGAAACGCAGGTTCTCATCGGCCCGGACCAGGGACCGAACTTCGCGCTGCGGCGCTTCGTCATGCAGCCGGGCGGCGGGATGCCGCGGCACACGAACATCGTCGAACACGAGCAGTACGTCCTCCGGGGACGGGCCCGGGTGACGATCGGAGATGAAGTGCACGACGTGAAGTCCGGGGATGTCGTCTACATCCCGGCGGGGACGCCGCACTCCTACGACGCGGTCGGCGACGAACCCTTCGAGTTCCTGTGCGCCGTGCCGAACCAGCCCGACAGGATCGAACTCGTCGACTGCTGA
- a CDS encoding alcohol dehydrogenase: MKSYQFREYGGPLEPAERPTPEPTGTEVLVRVHACGLCHSDLHLWQGYFEMGGGRQLDVRAVRELPFTLGHEIVGEVAAAGPDADGVSIGERRVVFPWIGCTACEFCDADREHLCHRPRALGTHLDGGFADHVVVPHPRYLFDFGDVAPELAGTYACSGLTAYSALRKAERRLEDQLVIIGAGGVGFAGIQLAKALFDAELIVVEVDDAKLEAARRAGAAHVVDAREDDAPKQLKKLTNGGCAAVVDFAGSSASTALGFRTVAKSGSLVVVGLLGGSLSVPLPLLVLKDLTLEGSDLGSLAEMGELMKLVRAGRIDPIPYATRPMDEAEASLRDLEEGRIVGRVVLTV, from the coding sequence ATGAAAAGCTACCAGTTCCGCGAATACGGCGGGCCGCTCGAACCGGCGGAGCGGCCGACCCCCGAACCCACGGGCACCGAGGTGCTCGTCCGCGTCCACGCCTGCGGTCTCTGCCACAGCGATCTGCACCTGTGGCAGGGCTACTTCGAGATGGGCGGCGGCCGACAGCTGGACGTCCGGGCCGTGCGTGAACTGCCCTTTACGCTGGGCCACGAGATCGTCGGCGAGGTCGCCGCGGCCGGGCCCGATGCCGATGGCGTCTCCATCGGCGAGCGCCGCGTGGTCTTCCCGTGGATCGGGTGCACCGCGTGTGAGTTCTGCGACGCCGACCGGGAGCATCTCTGCCACCGCCCGCGCGCCCTCGGCACGCACCTCGACGGCGGCTTCGCGGACCACGTCGTCGTCCCGCACCCGCGCTATCTCTTCGACTTCGGAGACGTCGCGCCCGAACTGGCCGGCACGTACGCCTGCTCCGGCCTCACCGCCTACAGCGCCCTCCGCAAGGCGGAACGCCGGCTCGAGGATCAGCTCGTCATCATCGGGGCCGGCGGCGTCGGCTTCGCCGGCATCCAGCTCGCGAAGGCGCTCTTCGACGCCGAACTCATCGTGGTCGAGGTCGACGACGCGAAGCTCGAAGCGGCGCGGCGGGCCGGGGCCGCGCACGTCGTGGACGCCCGCGAGGACGACGCGCCCAAGCAGTTGAAGAAGCTCACGAACGGTGGCTGCGCCGCGGTGGTCGACTTCGCCGGCTCTTCGGCGTCCACGGCGCTCGGCTTCCGGACGGTCGCCAAGAGCGGAAGCCTCGTGGTGGTAGGTCTGCTCGGAGGCTCGCTCTCCGTCCCCCTCCCCCTGCTCGTGCTCAAGGATCTCACCCTCGAGGGGTCCGATCTCGGGAGCCTCGCCGAGATGGGGGAGCTGATGAAACTCGTCCGCGCCGGGCGCATCGACCCGATCCCCTACGCGACGCGGCCCATGGACGAAGCGGAAGCGAGCCTGCGCGACCTGGAGGAGGGCCGGATCGTGGGGAGGGTCGTCCTTACGGTGTGA
- a CDS encoding DegT/DnrJ/EryC1/StrS family aminotransferase, with protein MTGRLAIDGGTPVRTAPWPAWPRSGAAERRALTEVLESGRWGLGGGAVPELEARFAALHGARYAVACCNGTMALQAALVAAGVQPGDEVITSPYSFAATAHAIRSLGAAPAFADVAAGTHNLDPERIEDAITERTTAILPVHIGGRPADMDRVSEIAARRGLRVVEDAAQAWLASWRGRAVGTLGDAGAFSFQSSKNLTAGEGGMVLTDDEALHRRAWLWHDCGREPGGLPHAHADVGLNLRMTEFQAALLLAGLERLPAEQAIRRQAMDALAKGLDDIDDLRTPDPDERITAHGCHIFMVRLDESRMAADRRDKHRVIEALRAEGIPAHPGYTAPLERGLPVCDRLCRTTIWIKHHVLLAGADQMQDVVDAFAKVLTRR; from the coding sequence ATGACGGGCCGCTTGGCGATCGACGGCGGCACCCCGGTCCGCACCGCGCCGTGGCCCGCGTGGCCACGCTCCGGGGCGGCGGAGCGGCGTGCCCTGACCGAGGTGCTCGAGTCCGGCCGGTGGGGACTGGGCGGCGGGGCCGTCCCGGAGCTCGAGGCCCGCTTCGCCGCGCTGCACGGCGCCCGGTACGCCGTGGCCTGCTGCAACGGCACGATGGCGCTTCAGGCTGCCCTCGTCGCCGCCGGGGTGCAGCCCGGCGACGAGGTCATCACGAGCCCGTACAGCTTCGCGGCGACGGCCCACGCGATCCGGTCGCTGGGCGCGGCTCCCGCCTTCGCCGACGTGGCGGCCGGCACGCACAACCTGGATCCGGAGCGGATCGAGGATGCGATCACGGAGCGCACGACGGCCATCCTGCCCGTTCATATCGGCGGACGCCCGGCGGACATGGATCGCGTGAGCGAGATCGCCGCCCGCCGGGGCCTGCGGGTCGTCGAGGATGCCGCGCAGGCGTGGCTCGCGAGCTGGCGGGGCCGCGCGGTCGGCACCCTGGGCGACGCCGGCGCGTTCAGCTTCCAGTCGAGCAAGAACCTCACGGCCGGCGAGGGCGGGATGGTGCTCACGGACGACGAAGCGCTCCATCGGCGGGCGTGGTTGTGGCACGACTGCGGCCGCGAGCCCGGCGGTTTGCCGCACGCGCACGCCGATGTCGGTCTCAACCTCCGCATGACCGAGTTCCAGGCGGCGCTACTCCTCGCCGGACTGGAACGCCTCCCCGCCGAGCAGGCCATCCGCCGGCAGGCCATGGACGCGCTCGCGAAGGGTCTCGACGACATCGACGATCTGCGAACGCCGGACCCGGACGAGCGCATCACCGCGCATGGCTGCCACATCTTCATGGTCCGGCTCGACGAGTCCCGGATGGCGGCGGACCGGCGCGACAAGCACCGCGTGATCGAGGCGCTCCGCGCGGAGGGGATCCCCGCGCATCCGGGCTACACCGCACCGCTCGAAAGAGGGCTTCCGGTATGCGATCGGCTCTGCCGCACGACGATCTGGATCAAGCACCACGTCCTGCTTGCGGGGGCCGACCAGATGCAGGATGTCGTGGACGCGTTCGCGAAGGTCCTGACACGACGGTGA
- a CDS encoding glycosyl hydrolase — protein sequence MRSIEARTPTPSFPRRAGLLLLTLVLAAPAAEARATAPVQEPAGDAEGETALYQSMRWRNVGPFRGGRAVAAAGVAGDRLTYYMGTAGGGVWKTSDAGISWRPVTDGFVGTSSVGAVAVSESDPNVVYVGMGEHSIRGVTTSHGDGVYRSTDAGRTWTHLGLAPTRVISRIRVHPEDPDLVYVAAQGSPFAPSPERGIYRSADGGENWELVLHVDENTGASDLAMDRTNPRILYASMWDHDREPWYIRSGGAGSGFWKSTDGGDTWEEINAGLPDLMGKTAIDVSPADPDRVWALIEADEDVDGVYRSDDAGKSWSLVSSERQLRGRAWYYIELYADPLDRETVYVMNSPFLKSIDGGRSWETIQTPHVDHHDLWINPFDSEVMLSANDGGGTVTFNGGETWSTQENQPTAQIYRLAVDNRFPYRMYGGQQDNTSVGMLGWATHAGGLGWKDWIDAGGGESAWVAFDPDNPRYLYATSIQGIITELDTELGSARSVQAYPQFQLGMDAEDMRYRWNWNGPVVVSPHDPRVIYHGAQHLLRSSDRGVTWEEISPDLTRNEPEKHVAAGGPFTNEAAGGEVYNTIMTMAESALEAGTIWVGADDGLVHVTRDNGETWMDVTPDGMPEGMVNSLDPSPHEPGGAYITLARYKFDDFAPYIYKTVDYGESWERIDAGIGADRPDAWARVVREDPERRGLLYAGTELGMYVSFDDGASWRSLDLNMPLTQITDLQVQAGDLAVATQGRGFWVLDDLSPLRQQADAEAAGGHHLYAPSTAYRVSSGLGGPVGPTTSGQNKTPGVAIDYVVGAPPRDPGAGEAPDSPDMPDTSLVLEILDAEGAVIRTFSTDTAMTAAGVRRSPAPAAPGHNRVYWDLRVESGPRVAESYAFFGDAQGYRVMPGTYSARLTVGEAPPQTRPFEVRGDPRIPAAETDFAANGRFLESVFGAIVDLHVGLNDIRDVRAQVNEVVGQAAEAGLSGAEALGAAGAALADSITVLEDRLFQKRRAAQQDMVAYEGLLNMQLTALMGEVDGSDLPPRAGVLERWSDLEAEWMVEEAGLARVLGELLDAFNQLARDSGVPAVIARSRPRAVS from the coding sequence ATGCGGTCGATCGAAGCGAGAACACCCACCCCGTCCTTCCCGCGGCGCGCGGGGCTTCTGCTTCTGACGCTGGTACTCGCGGCGCCAGCGGCGGAGGCGCGCGCGACAGCCCCGGTCCAGGAGCCGGCCGGCGACGCGGAGGGCGAGACCGCGCTCTACCAGTCGATGCGCTGGCGCAACGTGGGGCCGTTCCGCGGCGGGCGGGCCGTGGCCGCGGCGGGGGTCGCCGGCGACCGTCTCACGTACTACATGGGGACGGCCGGCGGCGGCGTGTGGAAGACGTCCGATGCCGGCATCAGCTGGCGTCCGGTGACGGACGGGTTCGTGGGCACCTCGTCCGTGGGCGCGGTGGCCGTCTCGGAGTCCGATCCCAACGTCGTGTACGTCGGGATGGGCGAGCACTCGATCCGCGGCGTCACGACCTCGCACGGCGACGGCGTCTACCGCTCGACGGACGCGGGCCGCACCTGGACGCACCTGGGTCTCGCCCCCACCCGTGTCATCTCCCGCATCCGGGTGCATCCCGAGGATCCGGATCTCGTCTACGTCGCCGCCCAGGGGTCGCCCTTCGCGCCGTCACCGGAGCGGGGGATCTATCGCTCGGCGGATGGCGGAGAGAACTGGGAACTCGTCCTCCACGTGGACGAGAACACGGGAGCCTCGGACCTCGCGATGGACCGCACGAACCCGCGCATCCTCTACGCCTCCATGTGGGACCACGACCGCGAGCCGTGGTACATCCGGAGCGGCGGGGCCGGCTCGGGCTTCTGGAAGTCGACGGACGGCGGGGACACGTGGGAGGAGATCAACGCGGGCCTGCCCGATCTCATGGGGAAGACGGCGATCGACGTGTCTCCGGCCGACCCCGACCGGGTGTGGGCGCTGATCGAGGCGGACGAGGACGTGGACGGCGTCTACCGTTCGGACGACGCCGGAAAGAGCTGGTCGCTGGTGAGTTCGGAGCGGCAGCTTCGGGGGCGGGCCTGGTACTACATCGAGCTGTACGCCGACCCGCTGGACCGCGAGACCGTCTACGTGATGAACTCGCCCTTCCTCAAGTCGATCGATGGCGGGCGGAGCTGGGAGACGATCCAGACGCCGCACGTCGATCACCACGACCTGTGGATCAACCCGTTCGACAGCGAGGTCATGCTCTCCGCCAACGACGGGGGAGGGACGGTCACCTTCAACGGCGGCGAGACCTGGTCCACGCAGGAGAACCAGCCCACGGCGCAGATCTACCGGCTCGCGGTGGACAACCGGTTCCCGTACCGCATGTACGGGGGACAGCAGGACAACACGAGCGTGGGCATGCTGGGCTGGGCGACGCACGCCGGCGGCTTGGGCTGGAAGGACTGGATCGACGCGGGGGGCGGGGAATCGGCCTGGGTCGCCTTCGATCCCGACAACCCGCGCTACCTGTACGCGACCTCGATCCAGGGGATCATCACGGAGCTGGACACGGAACTCGGCTCCGCGCGCAGCGTGCAGGCGTACCCGCAGTTCCAGCTCGGGATGGATGCCGAGGATATGCGCTACCGCTGGAACTGGAACGGGCCGGTCGTCGTGTCGCCGCACGATCCGAGGGTCATCTACCACGGCGCGCAGCACCTGCTGCGGTCGAGCGATCGCGGGGTGACATGGGAGGAGATCTCCCCCGACCTCACCCGGAACGAGCCGGAGAAGCATGTCGCGGCGGGTGGGCCGTTCACGAACGAGGCGGCGGGCGGCGAGGTCTACAACACGATCATGACGATGGCCGAGTCCGCGCTGGAGGCCGGGACGATCTGGGTGGGAGCAGACGATGGCCTCGTCCACGTCACGCGCGACAACGGGGAGACGTGGATGGATGTCACGCCGGACGGGATGCCCGAGGGGATGGTGAATTCCCTCGACCCGTCGCCGCACGAGCCGGGCGGCGCCTACATCACGCTCGCCCGCTACAAGTTCGACGACTTCGCGCCCTACATCTACAAGACCGTGGATTACGGCGAGAGCTGGGAGCGCATCGACGCCGGGATCGGAGCCGACCGGCCCGACGCGTGGGCCCGCGTCGTGCGCGAAGACCCCGAGCGCCGCGGGCTGCTCTACGCCGGAACGGAACTCGGGATGTACGTGAGCTTCGATGACGGCGCCTCGTGGCGGAGCCTGGACCTGAACATGCCCCTCACGCAGATCACGGACCTGCAGGTGCAGGCGGGGGATCTCGCCGTGGCGACGCAGGGACGCGGCTTCTGGGTGCTCGACGACCTCTCTCCGCTGCGGCAGCAGGCGGACGCCGAGGCGGCGGGCGGGCACCACCTGTACGCGCCCTCCACGGCGTACCGCGTGAGCTCGGGGCTCGGGGGCCCCGTGGGCCCGACGACATCGGGGCAGAACAAAACGCCGGGCGTCGCGATCGACTACGTCGTGGGCGCTCCGCCGCGGGATCCGGGAGCCGGGGAAGCGCCGGACTCGCCGGACATGCCGGACACCTCGCTCGTGCTGGAGATCCTCGACGCGGAGGGCGCCGTGATCCGCACGTTCAGCACGGATACGGCGATGACGGCCGCGGGTGTCCGGCGCTCGCCCGCGCCCGCCGCGCCGGGCCACAATCGGGTGTACTGGGATCTGCGCGTGGAGAGCGGGCCGAGGGTCGCGGAGTCGTACGCGTTCTTCGGTGACGCGCAGGGATATCGCGTCATGCCGGGCACCTACAGCGCCCGCCTGACGGTGGGAGAAGCGCCGCCGCAGACCCGGCCGTTCGAGGTGCGCGGGGATCCGCGGATACCGGCTGCCGAGACGGACTTCGCGGCGAACGGGCGCTTCCTGGAGTCGGTGTTCGGGGCGATCGTGGACCTCCACGTCGGGCTGAATGACATCCGGGACGTGCGGGCGCAGGTGAACGAGGTCGTCGGGCAGGCGGCGGAGGCCGGCCTCTCCGGGGCGGAGGCGCTCGGAGCGGCGGGCGCCGCGCTCGCGGATTCGATCACGGTGCTGGAAGACCGGCTGTTCCAGAAGCGGCGGGCGGCGCAGCAGGACATGGTCGCCTACGAGGGGCTGCTCAACATGCAGTTGACGGCGCTCATGGGTGAGGTCGATGGCTCCGATCTTCCTCCCCGCGCCGGCGTGCTGGAGCGCTGGAGCGATCTGGAGGCCGAGTGGATGGTGGAGGAGGCCGGGCTCGCGCGGGTACTCGGCGAGCTGCTCGACGCGTTCAACCAGCTCGCGCGGGATTCCGGCGTACCGGCGGTCATCGCACGGAGCCGGCCGCGCGCCGTCTCGTAG